The Sulfurihydrogenibium sp. YO3AOP1 genome has a window encoding:
- a CDS encoding efflux RND transporter periplasmic adaptor subunit: MLVRKASIMILLLSLFTLSNAQEIILKPEIGKKINLKSEKVKKGEVAEYQTFPAVVNEDPTLSFAVSSPVEGIAERVYVKLGDHVKKGQILLTVYSPTIANLQANIEMAKVKFQTAKQVLEREENLYKEEVIPFARYQTAKIEYEKSLGEYQALKKALSSYGEVKGNSILLRSKVNGFVADIKVINGNPVNVGEELMRIHSHERLWVIAQVPFEITKDLKIGQKVIVISPLNKEIIGTLSLISHEIDPKTRRNDIRIVVNNVEDFLKPNLFVNVKLPLKSTNGVLVPLKAVFEEKSIYYCFVKSGNKAILREVKIAEKVGDFYKVISGLKEGEEVITDGLIFLKTQVFGGAGE; this comes from the coding sequence ATGTTAGTTAGAAAAGCTTCAATAATGATTTTACTTTTATCACTATTTACTCTATCAAACGCTCAGGAGATTATACTTAAACCAGAGATTGGAAAAAAGATAAATCTAAAATCCGAAAAAGTGAAAAAAGGTGAGGTGGCAGAGTATCAAACATTTCCAGCAGTGGTAAATGAAGACCCAACATTAAGCTTTGCCGTTTCATCTCCTGTGGAAGGAATAGCTGAAAGGGTTTATGTTAAGCTTGGAGACCATGTAAAAAAAGGTCAGATATTGCTAACTGTTTATTCTCCAACGATTGCAAACTTGCAAGCAAATATCGAAATGGCAAAGGTTAAATTCCAAACAGCCAAGCAGGTATTAGAAAGAGAAGAAAATCTTTATAAAGAAGAAGTTATACCGTTTGCAAGATATCAAACAGCAAAAATTGAATATGAAAAAAGTCTTGGAGAGTATCAAGCATTGAAAAAAGCTCTAAGCTCTTATGGAGAAGTCAAAGGAAATTCTATTCTTTTAAGAAGTAAAGTTAACGGATTTGTTGCTGATATTAAAGTAATAAATGGTAACCCTGTAAATGTTGGTGAAGAACTTATGAGAATCCATTCTCATGAGAGACTTTGGGTAATTGCTCAGGTGCCTTTTGAAATTACAAAAGATTTAAAAATTGGTCAAAAAGTTATTGTAATATCCCCGCTAAATAAAGAAATCATCGGAACGTTAAGTCTTATAAGTCATGAGATTGACCCAAAAACAAGAAGAAATGATATAAGAATAGTTGTCAATAATGTAGAAGATTTTCTTAAACCTAATCTTTTTGTAAATGTAAAATTACCGCTTAAATCAACCAACGGTGTTTTAGTTCCTTTAAAAGCTGTTTTTGAAGAAAAAAGCATATACTACTGCTTTGTAAAATCAGGCAATAAAGCCATTTTAAGAGAGGTTAAGATAGCTGAAAAGGTAGGAGATTTTTATAAAGTTATTTCAGGACTAAAAGAAGGTGAAGAGGTTATCACCGATGGTCTAATCTTTCTTAAAACTCAGGTTTTTGGGGGTGCCGGAGAATGA
- a CDS encoding TolC family protein, whose product MKRILLALFTSFNLVNAETFEEILEKSINNDLIKSKYYEVMSYEGDIIKAKALPNPEGYISFERLTGNNTSGNLTEFHILQPLRLYGQRKYQTNQAEKEFQHQKLNFEAFKNTYTGNLYTLFYEALYNKYLYEIAQEEMKTSKQILDFIKKTYQLGETTKLDLLRGEKDYKFTEVKLNLSKTKYEESVKRLSGFVGFDIKDVEGDINQIRQIKDKDLTTLPQITAINSKIESLENSYKFQKALAKPQISVGFITTEQATGKYSAGLMLTFSIPVFYKNLGEIVNIQNQKASFEKLQNYQLENIKQTTAAIKESYNILKSQLEEIDNKVLPDMKAQLSLAEKSYKLRELTLFEYLTIKSQYYELLRYRAELLMQIHKLYGEYIAIVGE is encoded by the coding sequence ATGAAAAGAATATTATTAGCATTGTTTACATCTTTTAATTTAGTAAATGCAGAAACTTTTGAAGAGATATTAGAAAAAAGCATTAACAATGACCTTATAAAAAGTAAGTATTACGAAGTAATGTCCTATGAAGGAGATATAATCAAAGCAAAAGCACTCCCAAATCCGGAAGGATACATAAGCTTTGAAAGACTGACAGGAAATAATACATCAGGAAATCTAACAGAATTTCATATACTTCAACCGCTAAGGTTGTATGGACAAAGAAAGTATCAAACAAACCAAGCAGAAAAGGAGTTTCAGCATCAAAAACTAAACTTTGAAGCGTTCAAAAATACATATACAGGGAATCTATACACGTTATTCTACGAAGCATTGTACAACAAATATTTATATGAAATAGCTCAGGAAGAGATGAAAACATCAAAACAAATTTTAGATTTTATAAAAAAGACCTATCAACTTGGAGAGACTACAAAGCTTGACTTACTTAGAGGAGAAAAAGATTATAAATTTACGGAAGTAAAACTTAATTTATCAAAAACTAAGTATGAAGAGTCGGTAAAAAGGTTATCAGGGTTTGTAGGATTTGATATAAAAGACGTTGAAGGGGATATAAATCAGATAAGACAGATAAAAGATAAAGATTTAACGACATTGCCACAAATTACAGCCATAAATAGTAAGATAGAATCCTTAGAAAATTCATACAAATTTCAAAAAGCTTTAGCAAAACCACAAATTAGCGTAGGTTTTATCACAACAGAGCAAGCAACCGGCAAATACTCTGCAGGTTTGATGCTAACTTTTAGCATACCTGTATTTTACAAAAACTTAGGAGAGATTGTTAACATACAAAACCAAAAGGCAAGCTTTGAAAAATTACAAAATTATCAGCTTGAAAATATAAAGCAAACCACAGCAGCCATAAAAGAAAGCTACAACATTTTAAAATCTCAGCTTGAAGAGATAGATAACAAAGTCTTACCGGATATGAAGGCTCAACTAAGTCTTGCAGAAAAAAGCTATAAGTTAAGAGAGTTAACACTTTTTGAGTATCTTACAATAAAATCTCAGTATTATGAATTACTTAGATACAGGGCTGAATTGTTAATGCAAATTCATAAGCTTTATGGTGAATACATTGCAATAGTAGGTGAGTAA
- the argJ gene encoding bifunctional glutamate N-acetyltransferase/amino-acid acetyltransferase ArgJ, protein MNIKMGVAKAGIKPSGDYDILVLIFPPSVYSAVFTKNSLAAAPVIYDKLVCSLQDKISAIVVNSGNANACTGQQGYENAEKMAQITAESLGIDKEEVLVFSTGVIGVQLPMDKVKNGIETASSSLQELDLELAARAISTTDAFYKYYETNGLIEDKVFTVKGIAKGAGMIHPNMATMLAYIFTDVKIDKPTLDKITKLVVDRTFNSISVDGCESTNDSFVIVATGESDVEINDSNKLYFAKKVYEVALELAKMIVKDGEGATKLIEINVHQAFSKDEARKIAESIALSNLFKTAMFGNDPNWGRILAAVGQTHIGIDFSKVKLYLGDFLLYSGQPLEFDKKQASEYLKNNKEIRIDLYLGRGEEEWTYYTCDLGYKYVEINAEYTT, encoded by the coding sequence ATGAATATAAAAATGGGCGTTGCTAAAGCTGGAATAAAACCTTCCGGCGATTATGATATTTTAGTTTTAATATTTCCACCATCGGTATATTCGGCAGTTTTTACTAAAAATTCCTTAGCAGCTGCACCTGTGATATATGATAAGTTAGTTTGCTCATTGCAAGATAAAATTTCTGCTATAGTTGTCAACAGTGGAAATGCAAACGCCTGCACAGGACAGCAAGGTTACGAAAATGCAGAAAAGATGGCACAGATAACAGCTGAAAGTCTTGGTATTGATAAAGAAGAAGTGTTAGTATTTTCTACAGGTGTTATAGGCGTTCAGCTTCCTATGGATAAAGTAAAAAATGGTATAGAGACTGCTTCTTCATCATTACAGGAGCTTGATTTAGAATTAGCAGCAAGGGCTATATCAACAACCGATGCATTTTATAAATATTACGAAACAAACGGACTGATAGAGGATAAAGTTTTTACCGTAAAAGGCATTGCAAAAGGTGCTGGAATGATACATCCAAACATGGCTACAATGTTAGCTTACATTTTTACCGATGTAAAAATAGATAAACCTACCCTTGACAAAATTACAAAATTAGTTGTAGACAGAACCTTTAACTCTATCTCTGTTGATGGATGTGAAAGTACAAATGACAGCTTTGTAATAGTAGCAACAGGAGAAAGTGATGTTGAAATAAACGATTCTAACAAACTTTATTTTGCAAAAAAAGTTTATGAAGTTGCTTTAGAGCTTGCAAAAATGATAGTAAAAGATGGAGAAGGTGCTACAAAACTTATAGAAATAAATGTTCATCAAGCATTTTCAAAAGATGAAGCAAGAAAAATTGCAGAAAGTATAGCATTATCTAACTTGTTTAAAACAGCAATGTTTGGAAACGACCCAAATTGGGGAAGAATTTTAGCGGCAGTAGGTCAAACTCATATCGGAATTGATTTTTCTAAAGTAAAACTTTATTTAGGAGATTTCTTATTATACAGCGGACAGCCATTAGAATTTGACAAAAAACAGGCAAGTGAATATCTAAAGAATAACAAGGAGATAAGAATTGATTTATACTTAGGTCGCGGAGAAGAAGAATGGACTTATTACACATGCGACCTTGGATATAAATACGTTGAGATAAATGCAGAGTATACGACTTGA
- a CDS encoding ammonium transporter encodes MKKILILTTSLIPLLSYAEEAKKLDVGNTAWVLVATALVMLMTPAGLALFYGGMTRTKNILNTIGMSFLAYCITSVVWVLWGYSLAFGTDIGGIIGSLENVLLNGISVNDIWSVGNIPTLLFVAFQLTFAAITVALVSGAVIERMKFEAWLVFVILWITLVYSPVAHWVWGGGFLSKLGLLDFAGGTVVETASGISGLVLALLLGKRNDFGRKAILPSSVVLTVAGAGLLWFSWLGFNAGSELKADEIAASALLITNTAGALGTLSWMLVEWIITKKATMLGAASGAVSGLVAITPAAGFVGLGGSIIIGFVAGIIGFIGVFWLKHRFRYDDSLDVFGVHGLNGIWGTLATGIFANPQVNPAGAGLLYGNIKQFFIQILGLVAVILFTGIMTAILYFITSTLSRGARVDEETEVMGLDEAVHGERGFELKG; translated from the coding sequence ATGAAAAAAATATTGATTTTAACAACAAGCTTAATACCTTTGTTATCTTATGCAGAAGAAGCTAAAAAGTTAGATGTTGGTAACACAGCGTGGGTTCTTGTTGCAACTGCATTAGTCATGCTGATGACACCGGCAGGTCTTGCTTTATTTTACGGTGGAATGACAAGAACAAAAAATATCCTTAACACGATCGGAATGAGCTTTTTAGCTTATTGTATTACTTCTGTAGTGTGGGTGCTATGGGGATACTCACTGGCTTTCGGAACGGATATTGGAGGAATAATAGGCAGCTTGGAAAATGTACTTTTAAATGGCATTTCTGTAAATGATATATGGTCAGTGGGAAATATTCCAACTTTATTATTTGTAGCATTTCAATTAACGTTTGCTGCAATTACAGTAGCATTAGTCAGTGGTGCAGTTATTGAAAGAATGAAATTTGAGGCTTGGTTAGTATTTGTAATTCTTTGGATAACTCTTGTATATTCACCTGTTGCTCACTGGGTATGGGGTGGTGGATTTTTATCAAAGCTTGGATTATTAGACTTTGCAGGTGGAACGGTTGTAGAAACTGCTTCTGGAATATCAGGTCTTGTACTTGCACTATTATTGGGCAAAAGAAATGATTTTGGTAGAAAAGCAATCTTACCATCTTCTGTAGTTTTAACGGTTGCCGGAGCAGGTTTGTTATGGTTTAGCTGGCTTGGTTTTAATGCAGGCAGCGAGCTTAAAGCAGATGAAATAGCGGCATCTGCACTTTTGATAACTAATACAGCCGGAGCGCTTGGAACTTTATCTTGGATGTTAGTAGAGTGGATAATTACAAAAAAGGCAACAATGCTTGGTGCAGCATCTGGAGCAGTGTCGGGACTTGTAGCAATTACACCGGCAGCCGGATTTGTAGGTTTAGGTGGAAGTATCATAATAGGTTTTGTTGCCGGAATTATAGGATTTATAGGCGTTTTTTGGTTAAAACATAGATTTAGATATGATGATTCCTTAGATGTATTTGGAGTTCATGGATTAAACGGAATATGGGGAACATTGGCAACTGGTATTTTTGCAAATCCACAGGTTAATCCAGCTGGAGCTGGTTTGTTGTATGGAAATATAAAGCAGTTTTTTATACAAATTTTAGGTTTAGTGGCTGTAATCTTGTTTACTGGAATAATGACAGCTATTTTATACTTTATTACATCAACTTTATCTCGTGGTGCAAGAGTTGATGAAGAGACGGAAGTTATGGGTCTTGATGAGGCAGTACATGGCGAAAGAGGCTTTGAGTTAAAAGGATGA
- a CDS encoding cytochrome-c peroxidase, protein MKKLAIAGLVSTAIVGVASFSIAGQKINDKDLLNQARNYFQPLPKQIPAPSDNPTTKEKIELGKKLYYDPRLSLSGVISCNTCHNLATYGVDGVETSLGHKFQTGGKNAPTVLNAGFHIAQFWDGRAKNLEEQAKGPILNPVEMSMPNPEIVIARLKSIDAYVAEFKKAFPQDKDPVTYDNVAKAIAAFERTLVTPSRFDEFLKGNTKALTEKEKEGLKLFIEKGCASCHNGVAVGGGMFQKFGIVKPYPYQDPKDLGRYNVTKNEADKYVYKVPSLRNITRTYPYFHDGKVWDIREAVKIMGETQLGINLTEEEVDKIVAFLDSLTGKIPEDALKLPVLPPSSPKTPKPQI, encoded by the coding sequence ATGAAAAAATTAGCCATAGCTGGATTGGTTTCTACTGCTATCGTTGGTGTTGCTTCTTTTTCTATTGCAGGACAAAAAATTAATGATAAGGATTTATTAAACCAAGCAAGAAACTACTTCCAACCATTACCAAAACAAATACCAGCACCATCAGATAATCCAACAACAAAAGAAAAAATAGAACTTGGAAAGAAACTTTATTATGACCCAAGATTATCTTTAAGTGGTGTTATTAGCTGTAATACTTGCCACAACTTGGCAACTTATGGAGTAGATGGTGTTGAAACATCCCTTGGACACAAGTTCCAAACAGGTGGAAAAAATGCACCAACTGTATTAAACGCAGGATTTCACATTGCACAATTTTGGGATGGAAGAGCTAAGAATTTAGAAGAACAAGCAAAAGGACCAATCTTAAATCCTGTTGAAATGTCCATGCCAAACCCAGAAATTGTAATAGCAAGATTAAAATCTATTGATGCATATGTTGCAGAGTTTAAAAAAGCATTCCCACAAGATAAAGACCCTGTTACTTATGACAACGTAGCAAAAGCAATTGCTGCTTTTGAAAGAACCTTAGTTACACCATCAAGATTTGATGAATTTCTAAAAGGTAATACAAAGGCATTAACAGAAAAGGAAAAAGAAGGATTGAAATTATTTATAGAAAAAGGTTGTGCATCTTGTCATAATGGTGTTGCAGTTGGTGGTGGTATGTTCCAAAAATTTGGAATTGTTAAACCATATCCATACCAAGACCCTAAGGACTTAGGTAGATACAATGTTACAAAAAATGAAGCAGACAAATATGTTTATAAAGTTCCATCTTTAAGAAACATAACAAGAACATATCCTTACTTCCATGATGGAAAAGTTTGGGATATAAGAGAAGCTGTTAAAATAATGGGAGAAACACAACTTGGAATTAATCTAACAGAAGAAGAGGTTGATAAAATTGTTGCATTCTTAGATTCTTTAACCGGAAAAATACCAGAAGATGCTTTAAAATTACCAGTTCTACCACCTTCTTCACCTAAGACACCAAAGCCTCAAATATAA
- a CDS encoding molybdopterin-dependent oxidoreductase — protein MSRRDLLKLIGLGLLPFESFAGILDAFKKTKPVDLIKYTPQDKLYIVDIKGIPDSVKNLDLKNYRLKVFGNVQQSFEYTYQDILSMDFVEKDMILECVSNAKGDKIGKIKVKGILLSKILEKSKPSKNSKEVVFRSFDGYHTSIEIDYINQYNPVLVYQINADEDGRLFKPLNLDHGYPLRVVCPEKWGYKSAKWIKEIEVVSYDYKGYWEKQGWSDRAIRGKDYFDIK, from the coding sequence ATGAGCAGAAGAGACTTATTGAAATTAATTGGTCTTGGTTTACTTCCTTTTGAATCCTTTGCAGGAATTTTAGATGCTTTTAAAAAGACTAAGCCGGTGGATTTGATTAAGTATACACCGCAAGATAAGCTTTACATTGTTGATATTAAAGGTATTCCAGATTCTGTTAAAAATTTAGATTTAAAAAATTATAGATTAAAAGTATTTGGTAATGTTCAGCAGAGCTTTGAATATACCTATCAAGATATTTTAAGCATGGATTTTGTAGAAAAAGATATGATCCTTGAATGTGTCTCTAATGCCAAAGGTGATAAAATAGGGAAGATAAAAGTTAAAGGAATTTTGTTATCTAAAATATTAGAAAAATCAAAGCCATCGAAAAACAGTAAAGAAGTTGTTTTTAGGTCTTTTGACGGATATCATACAAGCATAGAAATTGATTATATCAATCAATACAATCCAGTCTTAGTATATCAGATAAACGCAGATGAAGACGGAAGATTATTTAAGCCTTTAAATTTAGACCATGGATATCCATTAAGGGTTGTGTGTCCTGAAAAGTGGGGTTATAAATCTGCTAAATGGATTAAAGAGATAGAAGTCGTTAGTTATGATTATAAAGGATATTGGGAAAAACAAGGTTGGAGCGATAGGGCTATCAGAGGAAAGGACTATTTTGATATAAAATGA
- a CDS encoding ZIP family metal transporter — translation MNLYFYAFLGSLFAGLATVIGAFPVLIGRKISPKVQDVLLGFSAGIMLAASVFSLIIPALSISENAFHKPFNVFFISFGILCGTFLFLILDKLIPEDYFLKIYENSDAKALKKMWLFVLAITIHNFPEGMSSALGFFKGDIYGGISLAFGIGVQNIPEGMAVALALHLKGFSIKKSIFVSLLTGLVEPIGGLVAIAIFTISNYILPFGLAFAGGAMLFIVSKEMIPETHKKGYETEATLGLIARVYFYDDFRHSFIIENKY, via the coding sequence ATGAATCTTTATTTTTATGCATTCTTAGGAAGTTTGTTTGCAGGACTGGCTACTGTTATAGGTGCCTTTCCTGTTTTGATTGGTAGAAAAATAAGTCCAAAAGTTCAAGATGTTCTCCTTGGGTTTAGTGCTGGAATAATGTTAGCAGCTTCAGTTTTCTCTTTGATAATTCCAGCTTTAAGCATCTCAGAAAATGCCTTTCACAAACCCTTTAACGTATTTTTTATTTCTTTTGGAATTTTATGCGGAACTTTTTTATTTTTAATCTTGGACAAATTGATACCGGAAGATTATTTTTTGAAGATTTATGAAAATTCTGATGCAAAAGCTTTAAAGAAAATGTGGCTTTTTGTTTTGGCAATCACAATTCACAACTTTCCTGAAGGTATGTCTTCAGCCTTAGGGTTTTTTAAGGGTGATATATACGGCGGAATATCCTTAGCTTTTGGTATAGGTGTTCAAAATATTCCGGAGGGTATGGCGGTTGCCTTAGCACTTCACTTAAAGGGCTTTTCTATTAAAAAGTCTATTTTTGTATCACTTTTGACAGGATTGGTTGAACCAATAGGCGGACTGGTTGCGATCGCTATATTTACAATTTCAAACTATATACTACCCTTTGGTCTTGCCTTTGCAGGTGGAGCAATGCTCTTTATTGTAAGCAAAGAGATGATACCGGAAACTCATAAAAAAGGCTATGAGACGGAGGCGACCCTTGGTCTAATAGCCCGGGTTTATTTTTATGATGATTTTAGACACAGTTTTATCATAGAAAACAAATATTAA
- a CDS encoding redoxin domain-containing protein produces the protein MKKVFIGLMLVVASAFAANPEDLIGKKFIDVYGKDEKGKIVKLSDVAGKGKSVVVVYWAIGDVDTYKVLPEINKIGKKYKDKIILIAPLLSVSDDKEVKEAKKLLHFDFPVWLAGSDSIKAYSIEKVDVPYIVFIDKDGTIKNIMVTARDLKKIEENIKNLIK, from the coding sequence ATGAAAAAAGTTTTTATTGGGTTAATGCTTGTAGTGGCATCAGCTTTTGCGGCAAATCCAGAAGATTTGATTGGCAAAAAGTTTATTGATGTGTATGGAAAAGATGAAAAGGGTAAAATTGTAAAGCTTTCTGATGTGGCAGGAAAAGGTAAGTCAGTTGTGGTTGTATACTGGGCTATTGGCGATGTAGATACTTATAAGGTATTACCAGAAATAAATAAAATTGGTAAAAAATATAAGGATAAAATCATTCTTATTGCACCGCTACTCAGTGTATCTGATGATAAAGAAGTAAAGGAGGCTAAAAAGTTGCTTCATTTTGATTTTCCAGTATGGCTGGCCGGAAGTGATTCAATTAAAGCATATTCTATAGAAAAAGTAGATGTTCCTTACATTGTATTTATTGATAAAGACGGAACGATAAAAAACATAATGGTAACTGCAAGAGACTTAAAGAAAATAGAGGAAAACATTAAAAACCTAATAAAATGA
- a CDS encoding secondary thiamine-phosphate synthase enzyme YjbQ, translated as MLITINLRTKSHTDFIDITDLISQAISESKVDSGICTVYVPHTTAGVFINENADPDVVYDVKNHLEKLVPWMNNYKHIEGNAAAHIKSILTGNSINIIIENGRLLLGTWQGVFFAEFDGPRNRKVYIKILRG; from the coding sequence ATGTTAATAACCATTAACTTAAGAACTAAAAGTCATACAGATTTTATTGATATTACAGACTTAATAAGTCAGGCTATCTCGGAGAGTAAAGTAGACTCTGGCATTTGCACTGTATATGTGCCACATACAACGGCTGGTGTTTTTATAAATGAAAATGCTGACCCTGATGTTGTTTATGATGTAAAAAATCATCTTGAAAAACTTGTTCCATGGATGAATAATTACAAACATATTGAAGGCAACGCTGCTGCACACATAAAATCTATTCTCACAGGCAACAGTATAAATATTATTATAGAAAATGGAAGACTGCTGCTTGGAACATGGCAAGGTGTATTTTTTGCAGAGTTTGACGGACCAAGAAATAGAAAAGTGTATATCAAAATATTGAGAGGTTGA
- a CDS encoding carbon-nitrogen hydrolase, whose amino-acid sequence MDKVNVGLIQMKCSDDVEENFEKTLEKIKDLARNGANIICTQELFKSKYFCQVEDWSYFKLAEEINENSKTIKTLQTMAKDLKVVIIASLFEKRTEGIYHNTAVVIDADGSYLGKYRKMHIPDDPHFYEKFYFTPGDLGYKTFKTKYADIGILICWDQWYPEAARLTALSGAKILFYPTAIGWLPSEKEEFGNSQYNAWETIQRSHAVANGCYAVAINRVGYEESPDGNEGIEFWGQSFVSNPYGELLVKGSVDKEENIICEVDLSIIDSVRTTWPFFRDRRIDSYQDITKRFID is encoded by the coding sequence ATGGATAAAGTAAATGTAGGCTTGATTCAAATGAAATGTAGCGATGATGTAGAAGAAAATTTTGAAAAAACCTTAGAAAAAATTAAAGACCTTGCAAGAAATGGAGCTAACATTATCTGTACTCAAGAGCTTTTTAAGTCTAAATATTTCTGTCAAGTTGAAGATTGGTCTTATTTTAAGCTTGCAGAAGAAATAAATGAAAATTCTAAGACTATAAAAACCTTACAAACAATGGCAAAAGATTTAAAAGTTGTGATAATAGCATCTTTGTTTGAGAAAAGAACAGAAGGAATTTATCACAATACAGCGGTAGTAATTGATGCTGACGGAAGTTATCTTGGAAAATACAGAAAAATGCATATCCCGGATGACCCACATTTTTATGAAAAGTTTTATTTTACTCCCGGAGACCTTGGATACAAAACTTTTAAAACAAAGTATGCGGATATTGGCATTTTGATCTGCTGGGACCAATGGTATCCAGAAGCTGCAAGGTTAACCGCATTATCAGGTGCTAAAATTCTATTTTACCCAACTGCTATAGGATGGCTTCCATCGGAAAAAGAAGAGTTTGGAAATTCTCAGTATAACGCATGGGAAACAATCCAAAGGTCTCATGCAGTAGCCAACGGCTGTTATGCAGTGGCGATTAATAGAGTCGGTTATGAAGAAAGCCCTGACGGAAATGAAGGAATAGAGTTTTGGGGTCAAAGCTTTGTATCAAATCCTTACGGAGAACTTCTTGTTAAAGGCTCTGTAGATAAAGAAGAAAACATCATTTGTGAAGTAGATTTATCAATCATAGATTCAGTTAGAACTACTTGGCCATTTTTTAGAGATAGAAGAATAGACAGCTATCAAGATATTACAAAAAGATTTATTGACTAA
- the cutA gene encoding divalent-cation tolerance protein CutA has product MEYIVILITTPSKEEAEKIANYLVENHIVACVNIVEKVNSVFFWQGNIEKAEESLMIIKTKKGVFKKLIEEVRKMHSYTVPEIIALPIIDGFEDYLKWIEETVA; this is encoded by the coding sequence ATGGAGTATATAGTTATACTAATAACCACTCCATCTAAGGAAGAAGCAGAAAAAATAGCAAACTATTTAGTAGAGAATCATATTGTGGCATGTGTAAATATAGTTGAAAAAGTAAATTCCGTATTCTTTTGGCAAGGAAACATAGAAAAAGCAGAAGAGTCTTTGATGATTATAAAGACAAAAAAAGGCGTATTTAAAAAACTAATAGAAGAAGTAAGAAAGATGCATAGTTATACTGTTCCGGAGATTATAGCACTGCCAATTATTGATGGCTTTGAAGATTATTTAAAATGGATTGAGGAGACTGTAGCTTGA
- a CDS encoding slipin family protein — MKDLIIFIIFAVVMFLSIVGINKVVLIIQSLGGVFAMAGFIPVLVVLAIIFLATSVRIINEYERAVVFRLGRVLGRPKGPGMFILIPFIDKMVKVDLRVVTMDVPPQDVITKDNISVQVDAVVYFKVVDPIKAVINVENYFYAVSKISQTTLRSICGQAEFDELLSQREKINSKLQEIIDQETDQWGIKVITVELKRIDIPEELKRAIARQAEAERERRAKVIQAEAEYQAAQKLTEAAEMLAKQPIALQLRYLETLSTVGQYNSNTIVLPLPMELFEIFKNSKINKSEEKRESE, encoded by the coding sequence TTGAAAGATTTAATTATTTTTATTATTTTTGCTGTTGTAATGTTTCTATCGATCGTTGGAATTAATAAAGTTGTATTAATAATACAAAGTTTGGGAGGTGTTTTTGCTATGGCTGGATTTATACCTGTTTTAGTTGTATTAGCCATTATCTTTTTGGCAACTTCAGTCAGAATAATTAATGAGTATGAAAGGGCTGTTGTTTTTAGACTTGGTAGAGTTTTAGGAAGACCAAAAGGTCCGGGAATGTTTATTTTAATTCCTTTCATTGATAAGATGGTTAAAGTGGATTTAAGGGTTGTTACTATGGATGTTCCACCACAGGATGTAATAACAAAAGATAACATATCTGTACAAGTGGACGCAGTTGTCTATTTTAAAGTTGTAGACCCTATCAAAGCCGTTATAAATGTAGAAAATTATTTTTATGCAGTATCTAAAATATCTCAAACTACATTAAGAAGTATATGCGGTCAAGCTGAGTTTGATGAGCTTTTATCTCAAAGAGAAAAAATTAATTCAAAACTTCAGGAAATAATAGACCAAGAAACAGACCAATGGGGAATTAAAGTTATAACTGTTGAATTAAAAAGAATAGACATTCCAGAGGAACTAAAAAGAGCAATTGCAAGACAAGCAGAGGCAGAAAGAGAAAGAAGGGCAAAAGTCATTCAAGCGGAGGCAGAATATCAAGCAGCGCAAAAGCTTACAGAAGCTGCAGAAATGCTTGCTAAACAGCCAATAGCATTGCAGTTAAGATATTTAGAAACATTATCAACAGTTGGTCAATACAACTCCAATACTATAGTTTTACCACTACCTATGGAATTATTTGAAATATTTAAAAATTCTAAAATTAACAAATCTGAAGAAAAACGAGAAAGTGAATAA